The following are encoded together in the Lathyrus oleraceus cultivar Zhongwan6 chromosome 3, CAAS_Psat_ZW6_1.0, whole genome shotgun sequence genome:
- the LOC127125786 gene encoding ABC transporter B family member 1, whose amino-acid sequence MSKESEEIKTIEQWKWSEMQGLELVSDDMNSSDPFKGNLPTVTEEGVTVTVSGSENRVQVSKEMEETNKDDDCGGKEKKSQSVASVGFGELFRFADGLDYVLMTIGTVGAIVHGCSLPIFLRFFADLVNSFGSNANNLDKMTQEVVKYAFYFLVVGAAIWASSWAEISCWMWTGERQSTKMRIKYLEAALKQDIEFFDTEVRTSDVVFAINTDAVMVQDAISEKLGNFIHYMATFVSGFVVGFTAVWQLALVTLAVVPMIAVIGGIHTTTLAKLSSKSQEALSQAGNIVEQTVVQIRVVLAFVGESRALQGYSSSLKVAQKLGYKTGLAKGMGLGATYFVVFCCYALLLWYGGYLIRHHETNGGLAIATMFAVMIGGIGLGQSAPSMAAFTKARVAAAKIFRIIDHKPGIDRNSESGLELEIVTGLVELKNVDFSYPSRPEVKILNDFSLNVPAGKTIALVGSSGSGKSTVVSLIERFYDPTSGQVMLDGQDIKTLKLKWLRQQIGLVSQEPALFATTIRENILLGRPDANQVEIEEAARVANAHSFIVKLPEGYETQVGERGLQLSGGQKQRIAIARAMLKNPAILLLDEATSALDSESEKLVQEALDRFMIGRTTLVIAHRLSTIRKADLVAVIQQGSVFEIGTHDELFSKGENGVYAKLIKMQEIAHETAMNNARKSSARPSSARNSVSSPIITRNSSYGRSPYSRRLSDFSTSDFSLSLDASHPNYKHEKLAFKDQAGSFWRLVKMNSPEWLYALIGSIGSIVCGSLSAFFAYVLSAVLSIYYNPDHRYMIREINKYCYLLIGLSSTALIFNTLQHFFWDIVGENLTKRVREKMLAAVLKNEMAWFDQEENESARIAARLALDANNVRSAIGDRISIIVQNTALMLVACTAGFVLQWRLALVLIAVFPVVVAATVLQKMFMTGFSGDLEAAHAKATQLAGEAIANVRTVAAFNSEAKIVRIFASNLETPLQRCFWKGQISGSGYGIAQFALYASYALGLWYASWLVKHGISDFSKTIRVFMVLMVSANGAAETLTLAPEFIKGGRAMRSVFDLLDRRTEIEPDDQDATPVPDRLRGEVELKHVDFSYPTRPDMPVFRDLNLRVRAGKTLALVGPSGCGKSSVIALIQRFYDPTSGRVMIDGKDIRKYNLKSLRRHISVVPQEPCLFATTIYENIAYGHDSATETEIIEAATLANAHKFISSLPDGYKTFVGERGVQLSGGQKQRIAVARAFLRKAELMLLDEATSALDAESERSVQEALDRASTGKTTIIVAHKLSTIRNANVIAVIDDGKVAEQGSHSQLMKNHQDGIYARMIQLQRFTPNQVIGMASGSSSST is encoded by the exons ATGTCAAAAGAATCTGAAGAGATTAAAACTATAGAGCAATGGAAATGGTCTGAAATGCAAGGACTTGAGCTTGTGAGTGATGATATGAATTCTTCTGACCCTTTTAAAGGGAACCTACCAACAGTAACAGAAGAAGGTGTTACTGTTACTGTTAGTGGTTCTGAGAATCGAGTTCAAGTTTCAAAGGAAATGGAAGAAACTAACAAAGATGATGATTGTGGTGGTAAGGAGAAGAAGAGTCAGAGTGTTGCTTCTGTTGGGTTTGGAGAGCTTTTTAGATTTGCTGATGGGTTGGATTATGTACTCATGACAATTGGGACTGTTGGAGCAATTGTTCATGGTTGTTCTTTGCCTATTTTTCTTAGATTCTTTGCGGATCTTGTTAACTCTTTTGGGTCAAATGCTAATAATTTGGACAAGATGACACAAGAAGTTGTCAAG TATGCGTTTTACTTCCTTGTGGTGGGTGCTGCTATTTGGGCATCTTCATGGGCAG AGATTTCGTGTTGGATGTGGACCGGAGAGCGACAGTCAACCAAGATGAGGATCAAGTATCTCGAAGCTGCGTTGAAACAAGACATTGAATTCTTCGACACCGAGGTTCGAACTTCGGACGTTGTTTTTGCAATCAATACTGATGCTGTCATGGTCCAGGATGCCATTAGTGAGAAG TTGGGAAATTTCATTCACTACATGGCTACTTTTGTTTCTGGTTTTGTTGTTGGATTCACCGCTGTTTGGCAATTGGCTTTGGTTACTCTTGCTGTTGTTCCTATGATAGCCGTAATCGGAGGTATTCATACCACAACTTTGGCGAAGCTCTCTAGTAAGAGCCAAGAAGCTCTTTCTCAAGCTGGCAACATCGTAGAACAG ACGGTTGTGCAAATTCGAGTAGTGCTGGCATTTGTTGGCGAGTCTCGAGCACTACAAGGCTACTCATCATCCTTGAAGGTTGCTCAGAAGCTTGGCTACAAAACTGGTCTTGCAAAGGGAATGGGATTAGGTGCGACTTACTTTGTTGTTTTCTGCTGTTACGCGCTTCTTCTATGGTACGGAGGCTATCTTATACGGCATCACGAAACCAACGGAGGACTTGCCATTGCAACCATGTTTGCTGTCATGATTGGTGGAAT AGGTCTGGGACAATCTGCGCCTAGCATGGCTGCATTTACGAAGGCGAGGGTTGCAGCTGCTAAGATTTTCCGGATAATTGATCACAAGCCTGGAATTGACAGAAACAGCGAATCAGGATTGGAATTGGAGATAGTTACTGGACTTGTGGAGCTGAAAAATGTCGACTTTTCTTATCCCTCTAGGCCCGAGGTTAAAATCCTCAATGACTTCTCCTTGAATGTTCCTGCCGGAAAAACCATAGCTTTAGTCGGTAGCAGTGGCTCTGGCAAGAGTACTGTTGTTTCTCTTATTGAGAGATTCTACGACCCAACTTCAG GACAAGTTATGCTAGATGGACAAGACATTAAAACTTTGAAGCTTAAATGGCTGAGACAACAGATAGGACTTGTGAGTCAAGAGCCTGCTTTGTTCGCTACCACGATTCGAGAAAATATACTCTTGGGAAGACCTGATGCAAACCAGGTTGAGATTGAAGAAGCTGCTAGGGTTGCTAATGCTCATTCATTCATCGTAAAACTTCCCGAAGGCTATGAAACTCAG GTAGGAGAAAGAGGACTGCAACTTTCCGGAGGGCAAAAACAAAGAATAGCGATTGCAAGGGCAATGCTAAAGAATCCAGCGATTCTTCTTCTTGACGAAGCAACAAGTGCGTTGGACTCTGAATCAGAAAAGCTGGTGCAAGAAGCACTTGACCGGTTTATGATTGGCAGAACAACTCTTGTAATTGCGCATCGTCTCTCCACAATTCGCAAAGCTGACCTCGTAGCTGTGATTCAACAAGGAAGTGTTTTTGAAATTGGAACTCATGACGAGCTCTTCTCCAAAGGTGAAAATGGAGTTTATGCCAAGCTCATTAAGATGCAGGAGATTGCTCATGAAACTGCTATGAATAACGCTAGAAAGAGTAGTGCAAG GCCTTCAAGTGCAAGAAACTCGGTTAGCTCGCCGATAATTACTAGGAATTCTTCTTATGGACGATCACCGTACTCACGTAGATTGTCTGATTTCTCTACATCAGATTTCAGTTTGTCCCTAGATGCATCTCATCCAAATTACAAGCACGAAAAGCTTGCCTTCAAAGATCAAGCCGGTTCGTTCTGGAGACTAGTTAAAATGAACTCTCCTGAATGGCTTTACGCTTTAATTGGCTCAATCGGTTCAATTGTTTGTGGATCACTTAGTGCTTTTTTTGCTTATGTTCTTAGTGCTGTTCTCAGTATCTATTACAATCCGGACCACAGATACATGATCCGAGAAATAAATAAGTACTGCTACTTGTTGATTGGTCTTTCATCAACTGCACTTATCTTCAACACATTGCAACACTTCTTCTGGGATATTGTTGGCGAAAATCTTACGAAACGTGTGAGGGAGAAAATGCTGGCGGCCGTGCTTAAGAATGAAATGGCCTGGTTTGATCAGGAGGAAAATGAAAGTGCAAGGATTGCTGCAAGGctagctcttgatgccaacaaTGTCAGATCAGCTATTGGAGACCGAATTTCGATAATTGTGCAGAATACTGCACTTATGCTTGTTGCTTGTACTGCAGGTTTTGTGCTGCAGTGGCGTCTCGCCCTTGTCCTCATTGCTGTATTCCCTGTTGTTGTTGCAGCCACTGTTTTGCAG AAAATGTTCATGACCGGTTTCTCTGGTGACCTGGAAGCTGCGCATGCCAAGGCCACACAACTAGCTGGGGAGGCTATAGCCAATGTAAGGACTGTTGCAGCCTTCAATTCAGAAGCAAAAATTGTTCGCATTTTTGCTTCCAACCTTGAAACTCCGCTACAAAGGTGCTTTTGGAAGGGACAGATTTCTGGAAGCGGATACGGAATAGCTCAGTTTGCACTTTATGCTTCGTATGCACTTGGTCTTTGGTATGCTTCATGGCTAGTGAAACATGGAATATCTGACTTCTCTAAAACAATCCGAGTTTTTATGGTCCTCATGGTCTCTGCCAATGGCGCTGCTGAGACATTAACGCTGGCTCCTGAGTTCATCAAAGGAGGTAGAGCCATGCGATCAGTCTTTGATCTCCTTGACCGTAGAACCGAGATTGAACCAGATGATCAAGATGCTACTCCTGTTCCTGACCGTCTTCGCGGAGAAGTTGAACTTAAGCATGTGGACTTCTCGTATCCCACTAGACCCGATATGCCAGTTTTTCGCGACCTTAATCTCCGTGTCCGAGCCGGAAAAACTCTTGCCCTTGTTGGACCTAGTGGCTGCGGCAAGAGCTCGGTGATTGCACTTATACAGAGATTCTATGATCCAACGTCCGGCCGAGTCATGATCGATGGAAAGGACATTAGAAAATACAACCTCAAGTCCTTAAGACGACACATTTCTGTGGTACCTCAAGAGCCATGCCTATTTGCTACTACTATTTACGAAAACATTGCATACGGCCACGACTCAGCAACAGAAACCGAGATAATTGAAGCTGCGACACTTGCCAATGCTCACAAGTTCATATCTTCACTACCAGACGGATACAAAACCTTTGTAGGGGAGAGAGGTGTCCAACTCTCCGGGGGACAAAAACAAAGAATAGCAGTCGCTCGCGCTTTTTTGAGAAAAGCCGAGCTTATGCTTCTTGACGAGGCAACAAGTGCACTTGATGCCGAATCTGAAAGGTCTGTTCAAGAGGCTCTAGACCGCGCTTCTACAGGAAAAACAACCATCATTGTTGCACATAAGCTATCGACTATCAGAAACGCCAATGTAATTGCTGTGATTGACGATGGTAAAGTAGCCGAGCAAGGTTCACATTCACAGTTAATGAAAAATCATCAAGACGGGATATACGCGCGCATGATTCAATTACAAAGGTTTACACCGAACCAGGTAATTGGTATGGCATCTGGTTCAAGTTCTTCAACATGA